A region of the Roseiflexus sp. RS-1 genome:
CGCAACCAGCGCAACGTATCGAGCACCGGCGCCAGCGAACCGAGGCATAACCGCCGGTAAAACTCCTCACTGAAACCCTTGAGGTCGATGTTCGCCGCATCGATATGCTCGAAGAAGGCGGGGCGCGCCTCAGGTGAAATGTAGCCCGCCGACACCGCTACCGTCGCCAGACCGCGTTCATGCGCGGCGCGGGCGCAGTCGATGGCATACTCGGCAAAAATAACCGGATCATTGTAGGTGAATGCAACGCTCCGGCATCCGGTGGCAAGCGCCGCTTCGGCGACTTCCTCTGGAGTGGCGCTCGTATCGAGCAGCGCCATCTCGCGCGCTTTGGAGATCGACCAGTTCTGACAGAAGCGGCACCCCAGGTTGCATCCAGCAGTGCCGAAGGAAAAGACGCCTGTACCGGGCAGGAAATGGAAGAGCGGCTTCTTCTCGATAGGATCGGCGCAGAAGCCCGATGCACGCCCATACGAGGTCAGCACAACCCCCTCTTCACGCGCCTCACGCACGAAGCAAAACCCGTGCTGGCCAGGGCGCATCGTGCAACCGCGCGGGCAGAGATCGCACTGCAAACGTCCGTCGGCGGTGCGATGCCACCAATCGCCTACAACGACGCCAGGCGCAAGGAATGTACGCTTGCTCATAGCGACCTCCTCGTGGTGAAATGCGCTCTCTCAGAGTCTACTCCTTTCTGAGAAAGAATCAAGAGCGGGCAGTGTGACTGTTCACAATCCGGTATGCCTGCCAGGAAGCGAGGACGTGCCGAAACACCGGTGCTGCGCAGGCAGATCGCCGGGCGTCCCCCGCCTGGAGCGAGGGCGGGACGCCCTCGCAGGTTGACCGGGGCAGGATGAAGATTGAGAATATATAGCAATTCCCATAGAGGTTAAACCAATTGGACGAGGTTGAACACTCCCAGAATCGCGCGCCCCACACGGCGACCGAAAATGAATTTCGGTCTACGCGAGAAGCAATCCGACATCATCCGTCGTCGGGCGTGATGCGGGCTAATGGAGATTGAGAATTTAATCCGCTATGCCGAACTTGCCGTGGGGCTAATGAAGATTGAGAATTTATTCCGCTATCCCGCGCTAGCCGTGGGGCTGAAGCCCTCGGCTATACGAGGCGAAGCCCGCCTGCGCGGGCTAGAGCGGAATAATTACTCAAAGACCATACGCCCTCAGCTATACAAGGCAAAGCCCGCCTGTGCGGGTTCGACCAACAGGCCGCGACAGCGGCCTTCGTCCTGCTAGCCGAGCCCTTCAGGGCGACGGCGCGCCGTGGGGCTGATGAACCGTGATTAAGCATTCCGGGACTGACCTGCTCGTGCGGGCTGATGGAGATTGAGCATTAAATCCGCTATCCCGCGCTAGCCGTGGGGCTGAAGCCCTCGGCTATACGAGGCGAAGCCCGCCTGCGCGGGCTATACCGGAATAATTATTCAACGACTATAAGCCCTCGGCTATGCAAGGCGAAGCCCGCCTGTGCGGGTTCGACCAACAGGCCGCGACAGCGGCCTTCGTCCTGCTAGCCGAGCCCTTCAGGGCGACGGCGCGCCGTGGGGCTGATGAACCGTGATTAAGCATTCCGGGACTGACCTGCTCGTGCGGGCTGATGGAGATTGAGCATTAAATCCGCTATCCCGCGCTAGCCGTGGGGCTGAAGCCCTCGGCTATACGAGGCGAAGCCCGCCTGCGCGGGCTATACCGGAATAATTATTCAACGACTATAAGCCCTCGGCTATGCAAGGCGAAGCCCGCCTGTGCGGGTTCGACCAACAGGCCGCGACAGCGGCCTTCGTCCTGCTAGCCGAGCCCTTCAGGGCGACGGCGCGCCGTGGGGCTGATGAACCGTGATTAAGCATTCCGGGACTGACCTGCTCGTGCGGGCTGATGGAGATTGAGCATTAAATCCGCTATCCCGCGCTAGCCGTGGGGCTGAAGCCCTCGGCTAGGCGAGGCAAAGCCCGCCTGCGCGGGCTAGAGCGGAATAATTACTCAAAGACCATACGCCCTCAGCTATACAAGGCAAAGCCCGCCTGTGCGGGTTCGACCAACAGGCCGCGACAGCGGCCTTCGTCCTGCTAGCCGAGCCCTTCAGGGCGACGGCGCGCCGTGGGGCTGATGAACCGTGATTAAGCATTCCGGGACTGACCTGCTCGTGCGGGCTGATGGAGATTGAGCATTAAATCCGCTATCCCGCGCTAGCCGTGGGGCTGAAGCCCTCGGCTATACGAGGCGAAGCCCGCCTGCGCGGGCTATACCGGAATAATTATTCAACGACTATAAGCCCTCGGCTATGCAAGGCGAAGCCCGCCTGTGCGGGTTCGACCAACAGGCCGCGACAGCGGCCTTCGTCCTGCTAGCCGAGCCCTTCAGGGCGACGGCGCGCCGTGGGGCTGATGAACCGTGATTAAGCATTCCGGGACTGACCTGCTCGTGCGGGCTGATGGAGATTGAGCATTAAATCCGCTATCCCGCGCTAGCTGTCGGGCTGAAGCCCTCGGCTAGCCAAGGCGAAGCCCGCCTGCGCGGGCTAGAGCGGATTATTTCTTCAAAGACCATAAGCCCTCGGCTATACAAGGCAAAGCCCGCCTGCGCGGGCTAGAGCGGAATAATTACTCAAAGACCATCAGTGCTCACGCAATTGAGGGCGATAGGCGGATATATTCGGTTGTCGCGCCTCAGCATAACAATCAGCAAAGCTACGATGTAGTACTATCGGCCATCGCCTACCGCCTATCTCCTATCGCCTATCGCCTACGATCAGCCCCCGGCTATGCAGGGCGAAGCCCGCCTGCGCGGGCTATGGCGGATGATGCATTCAAAGACCATCACCATCCGGTAGAGCAAGGGAACATTGGGGAAATGGCTTATCAGGGCGTCCAGACATCTCCTTCTTCCCGTGAGGGAGAGGGGTAGACTTTTTGGCAAGTCCCTGCGTGCCATCGCCCGTTTCAGTCATCAGGACGCCCAAACTCCCCCTTCTCCCCTTGTGGGAGAAGGGGGCGGGGGGGATGAGGGGCAAAAGCGCCCAAACTCCCCCTTCTCCTCTTGTGGGAGAAGAGGGCAGGGGGGATGAGGGGCAACGGCGCACGGGAATGCAGAACATCGCTCATCTCTCCCAAAAACTCTACACGTGAGAGGAAGGATGCAGGGAGGATGAGGAAAGCGAACGCGCTACCGGCGCCTGTTCTTCAATCAGATGCCCTTCGACGATCCGGAACAGGCGATCCGCCAGACCGACCACCTCAGGGCTGTGGGTGACCATCACGAGATTTTTCCCGGCGCGGCGGGTGAGGGTATCGAGCAGATCGAGCACCTGCTGACTGGTCTCGCTATCGAGGTTCCCGGTCGGCTCATCCGCCAGTACCAGCAGCGGATCGTGCACCAGCGCGCGCGCAACCGCCACCCGTTGCTGTTCTCCACCAGAAAGACGGTCGGGGTAAGCATTCCGGCGATCGGCAAGCCCAACCTGCGCCAGCAGATCGAGCGCAGCCGCGCGGTCGCGCGCCGTTACCCGACCGTTCAACTCGAGCGGCAGGAGCAGATTCTCCAGCACCGTCAATGTCGGCGTCAGGTTGTAGAACTGAAAGATGAAGCCTATCGAGCGGCGCCGGAACAGCGTTCGTTCACGTTCCGGCAGGCGAGTCAACGATTGACCATTCACAATGATCTCACCGGAGGTCGGCGTATCGATGCCACTGATCAGGTTCAGGAGCGTACTTTTGCCCGTTCCACTCTTGCCGACCAGCACCACGAACTCGCCGCGCGCGAACGAGGCGCTGACATCACGCAGCACGAAGCGCTCGCGTCCGGCTTCTTCATAACTCTTCGAGACGCGATCAAGAATTATCAGTGGTTCAGCGTGCATACACGAGGAAAACGACATAGGATCAACGACACTCTTCTCGTTTGATCGATCTATTACATAGCAGTACGGCTTATCGACAGATGCGGATGGCGCAGAACAGTGTGAGAGATCACAAAGGGAGCGCATCGCGCGCTCCCCCGGCATTCATTGTCTTGAGTTGAGTCAGGTCGTCAGTTGAACTCAATCGAGCCGCTGGCCACGCCCAACATTGCGAAAATGGCGGCAAAGATTGCACCAATGATAAAGCCGATGAATAACTGCGCGATGAATGCCAGCACCAGCGTGATAATTGCCTTGCTCTGGTCAAGGTTCATGCTCGAACGCACGCCCAGATAGCCCAGATAGATCTGGTAAATGCCCAGCGCAAGCGTCGCCGGCAGCGCCAGACAACCGATCAGGGGAATAGCGCTCACCGCGCCGGTAACCGCCTGAATAGGCGCAACGAACAGCGCCATGGTGTAGAACACTTCGTCCTGCGTGCCGGTGCCGCCCTGCTGTTTCCCAATGAAATAGACCAGAAAGACGAAAATGTAGAAACCAGCCACCGCAAGGATAAAGCCCAAAGCGGCGTTCAGCAACGCCGCCACGATACCGTTCAGAAGCCCGAAGACCAGCGCGGCTACGGCGCTGATCGCTGCCGCGATCATGATGTAGATCGTCGCCTCGCGCTGACCGCCGTGCCGCTCGAAGCGCTCGAACGTCTCGACGCCCGGCTTTGTCAGGACCTGAATGCTCTGGTTGAGCATTTCGTTGATCGAAACTCCCTGTACCATCATCGTCGGTTCCTCCTCTCAATTGTGTGCTGTTGAATGACAGACCGACATAGGAAACCTGTTACCTGTACCGGTGCGCCGGGCGACGTGTGCGCCGCGTCCCGATGAAGCGTTTCCCTGATACCTTATACGCCTTACGCTATGAAATGTTTCGGATAGGCAGACGTGCTTCTTTGCAAAGAATGCTCTACTGTGGGCGGAGATCTGGCGGACAGCGCCGTAGTCCGTTATCGAGTATATCACACGATGGCAGTTGTGCAACCATCAGTTTCCGATGTCCGCCAGAATTGCGTCGACGCTTATGCCGCCGCCGCGCAATCCGGCGACCTGTTCCGCTGCGGTACGCGCCTCTGCGTAACGACGGGCGCGCAGGCAGGCGCCTGCCAGCATCAACCAGGCACGCTCGTCGCGTGGGTCGATCTTCAGCGCGCGCTGGCAGTGTTCAATGGCATCACCGTGCGCCCCGCGCCCGATTGCCAGCGCTGCCAGCGCGCGCCAGGCGGCGGCAAGCGAAGGGTTCTGCTGCACTGCAGCGAATAGTTCGCTTTCCGCCTGATGCATATCTCCAGCGTCACGCGCCAGGAGACCGCGACAGAGCGCCAGGAGCGCGGCGCTCTCGGGCAGCGGATTACCGAGGCGCGCAGCGGTTTCAATCGCTGTCAGCGCCTGGCGTAGCGCGTGAGCGCCGAGATCGAGCGGATCGGCAGATGCCAGTATCGCGCTGGCATACAGGGCGTGCGCTTCCGCCCGACCGGGCAAGGCTACGCACGCCCGGCGCAATGGTTCGAGCGCCTCACGCGGCAGTCCGGCGGCGATCAGTCCGCGTCCCTGCTGAAGCAGCGCTTCCGCCTGATCGGGCGAGAGCGTCGCGGTCGGATCGTCTTCGGTGCGCACTTCTTCGATCAATGCGCGCAATCCTTCGAGATGACCGTGATCGAAGCGTCCCTGGTGAAACGCCTGCCAGAAACCATCGTACCGGCTGCGGAGCCGCTCGTTTCCAAGCACACGTCGGGCTATCTCAAGATCGCGAACGCGCGCCTCGCGCTCTGCAGGCGATAAACCCGGACGGAGGAGCGTTGCCTGCTGCAATGCGTAAGAAGCAGCATCGACCTCCTCCGGCGTCGGGGGACGCACGATCTCCGCCACACCGGTCTCCTCTGACGAATAAGGCATCACTGTGCGCGACATTCCTGTATCGCGCTTTATGAGATGCATAGGCGCAAGCCCCAGCATTGCGTAGAAGTCTAGCGGTTCGACAGCAGGCGGCCCGGCGAGCGGCGGGACAACTGGCGGCGCAGGCTGCGCTGGTCGCGGCGAACCACAGTACAGGCAACGCACTTCTTCTGAACGGAGCGGAGCGCCACAGGCGGAACAGCGCACCACATCCTTCTGGATGTGGGGATTGGCAGAGGTGCGCAGTTGATCGTAGAGAGCACGCAGCGCAGGATCGGTCAGGACGCGACCGGCAACCTGGAGCAACTCAAACTTGCGGCGCGGTTCCGGCGCCAGCGATGATGGGTCATCGGGAAAGAGCGCCCGCAGTCGCCGGTACTGGCGGGCGATTGCAAGCGCTTCCGCCTGCTGATCAACGTCGAGCAGGCGGTAAAAATCAAGACCGTGCGCCACGGCTGCGGCAACCTGCGGCGCACCCAGGTCCAGCCCGCGAAAAAAGCCTCGTGACAGCGAACCGCACGACACGCAGATACCATCATCGCCCAGCGTTGCGCCACACGATGGACAGGCTCGATCAAGCGTCATACTGCAGACCTGTTCTTGCTCGCAATGTTGTGCAGCATTGTGTTGTCACGCCTTGAAGCGCAGCAGCATCCGTCCCAGGGTGATCTGGTCACCGTCAGCCAGTGCGCGTGATTGAAAGGGAAGCACCCGTTGACCGTTGACCAGGGTGCCGTTGATACTATCGAGGTCTTCGATCAGCACCTGTCCGCCCTGCACGAAGATGCGCGCATGGCGTCGCCCGACGCCCTGATCGAGTGCGCCATACGGATTGAGATCGATATCAGGATAAAACTTGCTGACCGGGTCGCTTCGCCCGATGATCGCCTGCGGTGCTGCGGGCAGCGGCAGAGAAGCGCCGGCGCCGACGACAACCAGCACCGATGGAGCGAGAGATGTTCGTCCACTGACAGGCGCAGGTGTCGGAGGCGACACCGGCGGCGCGGCAGGCGGGGGAGACGCCGGCGGCGCCTGGTATGACGGCGGTGCGGCGGGCGCGGCAGGCGGGGGGGACGCCGGCGGCGCCTGGTATGACGGCGGTGCGGCGGGCGCGGCAGGCGGGGGGGACGCCGGTGGCGCGGTGGGCGCGGGAGACACCGGCGCAGTCGGAGGAATCGTGACCGGCGTCGGCGGTGGGTACACCGGTTGCGGCGGTGCAGCGCTGTGCGGCGGCGGTGCAACCGGAGCAACCGGACGCGATGGGGCGCTCAACGGCGCTCCACAGTTATCGCAGAACGCCTCGCCGGGAATTGCAGCCTGACCGCATTGCGGGCAAACAGTTGGACCAATCGCCGGGACGGATGTTGCCGGAGCAGATGCTGGCGCTGTGGTTTGCGCCGGAACCGGTATCAACATCGCGCCGCACTGATCGCAGTAACGCGCACCTGCGGGATTATCAACGCCACATTGAGGACAGAAGGGCATAACGACGCTCCTCTGAGGGATGCAATCCGCATGATTGCTACCAGTATACCATTTTTGACTCTCCTGCAAAAACTCACCGCCGAGGCGCCGAGCGCGCAGAGGTTTCTATCAATCGCTCACTGCGTCCGCTGTGCTGCAGTGGTGACATCCTTATTTGCAGGAGGCCCGTTTTTACCACTATGATGATCTGTACCATTGATGCGACGCTGCACAACGGCAGAATGTTTCGCCTGACCCCAATCGCGCACTGATGCGCCTCTCAATGTGTCGATTGGAGCAGGAGCACGTAACTGTGAGCAATCTTCGTGTGTGTATACTGATCTTGCATCCGAACGGATTATACGAACCACGGCGTACCAGCATACAGGTTGAATAAAAAAGGAGACATTCCATGGCGAACAACGACTGGCTGACTCAGACCCAGGAATTGATGCAGACCTGGACGAAGGCGCAGCAAGCGCTGTGGGAGAACTGGCGCTCGCTGATGCCGACGATGAGCGCGCAGCCTGCCAGCGAGGAGTGGAAGCAGGCGGTATCGGCCTGGAAAGATGTCATGCAGCGCTCACTCAACGCCCAGGCTGACTTCGTCAAGTTCTGGTCGGAAAGCATGACCGCTATGCCGCTCATGGGCAAGCAAATGGAGGAAATGTCCACCCTGATCGTCGAAACCACCCAGCGCTGGACGAATGTGCAGAACGAGATCTGGAGCAACTGGCTGGATGCAGTTGCAAAGGCTGATGCCGCTGCTATGGCGCAGAACTGGGACGAGGGAACGCGCAAGGCGTTCGATGCATGGCGCGAGACGGTCAACAGCGCAATCGAAGCACAGCGCAAAATGATGGAAACATGGATGTCCAGCACGGGTGACAAGAAGGAGTAATTCCTTCGAGCAATCCTCACTCCCGCCGCCGTGACTGCGTCTCCGCATATGCTGGCGCGGGCGGTGGAAAGCACGATGCAATGTTGCAACCATACCGTTCGAACCCTGGCGTCGTGGCGTGAGGGATGTGAGGAGTTGTGCGCCTTCACTCCTGCCTCTGACCCCTCTTCCGTAACACAGAAGAGGGGTCAGGTTTTGTGGACGCCGCGGGGCGCTGTGGCACAGCGCTCCTAAGGCTTCCACACGCTGCGCCGCAGCGCTCCCACGTCGTCCACACGCTGCGCCGCAGCGCCCGGACGCATCAGGCAGAATAGAGACGACCGTCCTCGACGCGCCAGCGACGTGCGCGTTTGAGAAATTCAACGCTAAAGTCGTCGGTGCCGGTGGCGGTAACAATCGTTTGTTGACCGGGACGTTCAATAACATCCTGCACATACGCTCGCCGTTCGGCATCCAGTTCCGAAAGCACGTCATCCAGCAGGAGCACCGGCGTATCGCCGGTGCGCGCCCGCATCAGTTCCGCCTCGCCAAGTTTGAGCGCCAGCGTCGCACTGCGTTGCTGTCCGCGCGAACCGTATGCGCCCATCGGGATGTTGCCGACAGTGATCAGCAGATCGTCACGGTGCGGACCGATCAGCGTCTGTCCCCGACCGATCTCGTCGTCGCGCAGATGTACCAGGTGCGCCAGAAACGCCTGCTCGATCATTCGACTGTCGGACGCTGGATCGATGCCTGCCACGCTACTCTGGTAGGTCACAACGAGCGGCGTATCACTGCCGGACATCCGGCAGTAGAGCGGTCCCGCCAGCGCATTGAGATCAACAACTGCACGGAGCCGTTCACGCAGCAGATAGGCGCCCGCCATCGCCAGTTCCCGATCCCAGAAAGCCAGTTCGTCGCCAGCATACCGTAACGGACGGCGCCCGTCACGCCAGGCGCGCAACAGGCTGTTGCGCTGTTGAACCACTTTCTGGTAGTGCGCCAGGGTGCGGACGTAGCGCCCTTCGATCTGCGAGAGGGTCACATCGAGATACCGACGACGTTCGGCAGGTGCGCCGGTGACCAGCGCAATATCAGCTGGGGTGAAGAGCACCACACGCAGGTTGCCCACCAGGTCGAGCGCGCGCACGGTCTTACGGTCTACCCGCACGGTCTTGATCGTCGGGGAAATGCTGCCGGGTGACTCTTCGTCGGAGCGACGCTGCACCACCACTTCGAGACGCACGCGCCCGTCTGCGCGCACGACGTCACACACCAGTCGCGCAAAAGGGGGAACGCCAATGTCCCCCTGCGCCTCGAAACGCACCAGTTCGCGATCCGCTCCGGCGCGCGGCGAGCGAGTCGTCGCCAGGAAGTAAATCGCTTCGAGCACGGTCGTTTTACCGGCGGCATTCGGACCGTAGAGCAGAATCACACCCGGTTCGAGCGTCAGATCGAGCCGTTCGTAGTTGCGGAAGTCGCGTAGACTGAGGTGTGACACATGCATACCAGCGACCATTGGACGTACAGCGCTCAGACCCGTTCGAGGCGCAACCGCCGCAGCGCTGTCAGGTCGCCGCACCCGGTGCAAAACATTGCGATCCGCAGTTCGTCGATATAGGTCTGCAAACTTTCGATGACTGCCACCGCGCCACGTTCATCGACCGCAGGAATGAGCGCGGGTCGCGCAGTGGCGGCAAGGTCGGCGCCAAGCGCAATCGCCTTTGCCACATCGACGCCGCTTCGCACACCGCCACTGCCGATGATCGTAATGTCGGGAAGCGCAGCGCGCACCTGACGGATCGCCTCGGTGGTGGGAATGCCCCATCCGGCAAAAGCGCCAGCCACCTGTGCACCGCGCCCGGTAGTATGGCGGTATCGCTCGACTTCGCTCCAGCTGGTGCCACCAGCGCCAGCGACATCGATAATTTTCACGCCGGCATCAACCAGACGTCGCGCCGTCGCTGCACCAATGCCGTTTCCCACTTCTTTGGCAATCACCGGCACATCGAGGCGCAGGCACACTTCTTCGATCCGCCGCAACAATCCTTTGAAGTTGGTGTTCCCTTCGGGTTGAACGGCTTCCTGCAACGCATTGAAGTGCAGCACCAGCGCGTCGGCTTCGATCATATCGACCGCGCGACGACATTCATCCACGCCAAAACCGTAGTTGAGCTGTACGGCGCCGAGATTCGCCAGCAATGGGATCGTGGGCGCGACGTGGCGAACGCGATAGGTGTCCGCCAGGCGCGGATCAACCAGTGCTGCGCGCTGCGAACCGACCCCCATCGCCAGTCCAAGCGCTTCGGCAGCTTCAGCGAGCGCCACATTGATCCGCGCCACATCACGCGCACCGCCGGTCATTGAACTGATGAGAAGCGGCGCGCGCATTCGTTTTCCCAGAAACGTCACACTGGTATCGATTTCGGCAAGGTCGAGTTCAGGTGCAGCTTCGTGCGGCAGGCGGTAAGCGGCGAAACCGGTAGTGACCCCTTTGGCGGCAACATCTTCACCCAGCACAATGCGCACGTGATCGAGCTTGCGGCTGCTCGTCTGTTCAGATTCGCTCATAGTTTTCCTCGTCGGATGCGTAACCGTCATGATACCAGATTACTGGAAGCGCTGCGCATTGGATGTTCGATGGCGGAAGCGTCAGCATGATCGGCTATAATATCGGTTTGTCTGAGGCGCGAGGCGCGAGGGGCGAGGGGCAGAGTGGTGGGACGACGTAGGCGCAGCGCCGCTGCGCCCGTACCGGCAGCGGGGCAATGGTGGGGGCGCGAGGGGATGAGGCGCAAGAGGATTGAAAGTTACAGGGGGGGTTGCAGGGAGCAACGTTGCACCGCAACGTCACTGCGCCGCTGCGCTCCTCTGTACCCCCTGTGGCTCTGTGATTTGAAATCACGATGATGCAACAGTGAACATACACCCATAAGGAGGAGATGTGTGAGTCAGACTTCCCGGAGCAAAAAAACGCATGAACCGGCGCCGCAGGGCGTCTCGCCAGCCGGGATTGTGGCTGCGGTCGCCATCATCGTCCTCTTCGTCGCGCTGGGGATTATGCTGGCGCAATCTGGCAGCAATGCCCGGCAACAGGTCGCTGAACCAACGCCAGCGCCATTTGCGGCTGCGCCACCGGCATCTGGCAGCATGCCTGGCAGGCTGCCAGCGGACGTTGCTGCGCGCAATGGGTTCTATACCGCGCCCCCGCCGATGACGATCAACCCGGCGCGGACCTACACTGCGACAATCACTACGCCTCGCGGCGATATTGTTATCAGGCTGCGTCCTGATCTTGCGCCGGAAACGGTCAACAACTTTGTCTTTCTGGCGCGTGAAGGATTCTACGATGGCGTGACCTGGCATCGGGTGTTGCCCGGCTTTATGGCGCAGGGGGGCGATCCGACCGGAACCGGTACAGGAGGACCCGGATATACGATCAAGGATGAGTTCAGTCCGGACATGATC
Encoded here:
- a CDS encoding peptidylprolyl isomerase codes for the protein MSQTSRSKKTHEPAPQGVSPAGIVAAVAIIVLFVALGIMLAQSGSNARQQVAEPTPAPFAAAPPASGSMPGRLPADVAARNGFYTAPPPMTINPARTYTATITTPRGDIVIRLRPDLAPETVNNFVFLAREGFYDGVTWHRVLPGFMAQGGDPTGTGTGGPGYTIKDEFSPDMIFDRPGIVAMARTPMPNSAGSQFFITTAPAPHLNGQYTIFGEVIQGQEIVNGIPLRDPDANPTEPGEQMLKVTITEQ
- a CDS encoding Yip1 family protein, whose protein sequence is MMVQGVSINEMLNQSIQVLTKPGVETFERFERHGGQREATIYIMIAAAISAVAALVFGLLNGIVAALLNAALGFILAVAGFYIFVFLVYFIGKQQGGTGTQDEVFYTMALFVAPIQAVTGAVSAIPLIGCLALPATLALGIYQIYLGYLGVRSSMNLDQSKAIITLVLAFIAQLFIGFIIGAIFAAIFAMLGVASGSIEFN
- the amrS gene encoding AmmeMemoRadiSam system radical SAM enzyme, which gives rise to MSKRTFLAPGVVVGDWWHRTADGRLQCDLCPRGCTMRPGQHGFCFVREAREEGVVLTSYGRASGFCADPIEKKPLFHFLPGTGVFSFGTAGCNLGCRFCQNWSISKAREMALLDTSATPEEVAEAALATGCRSVAFTYNDPVIFAEYAIDCARAAHERGLATVAVSAGYISPEARPAFFEHIDAANIDLKGFSEEFYRRLCLGSLAPVLDTLRWLRHETKVWLEVTNLIIPGANDAPDDIARLCDWFVRELGPDVPLHFTAFHPDYRMLDTPPTPVATLKRAREQALAAGIRYVYTGNVDDARGQSTICASCGVRVIERDWYRLKRWRLDASGRCVRCGYPVPGRFEGAPGRWQGRIMPVRIVAA
- a CDS encoding FHA domain-containing protein; its protein translation is MPFCPQCGVDNPAGARYCDQCGAMLIPVPAQTTAPASAPATSVPAIGPTVCPQCGQAAIPGEAFCDNCGAPLSAPSRPVAPVAPPPHSAAPPQPVYPPPTPVTIPPTAPVSPAPTAPPASPPPAAPAAPPSYQAPPASPPPAAPAAPPSYQAPPASPPPAAPPVSPPTPAPVSGRTSLAPSVLVVVGAGASLPLPAAPQAIIGRSDPVSKFYPDIDLNPYGALDQGVGRRHARIFVQGGQVLIEDLDSINGTLVNGQRVLPFQSRALADGDQITLGRMLLRFKA
- a CDS encoding DnaJ domain-containing protein → MTLDRACPSCGATLGDDGICVSCGSLSRGFFRGLDLGAPQVAAAVAHGLDFYRLLDVDQQAEALAIARQYRRLRALFPDDPSSLAPEPRRKFELLQVAGRVLTDPALRALYDQLRTSANPHIQKDVVRCSACGAPLRSEEVRCLYCGSPRPAQPAPPVVPPLAGPPAVEPLDFYAMLGLAPMHLIKRDTGMSRTVMPYSSEETGVAEIVRPPTPEEVDAASYALQQATLLRPGLSPAEREARVRDLEIARRVLGNERLRSRYDGFWQAFHQGRFDHGHLEGLRALIEEVRTEDDPTATLSPDQAEALLQQGRGLIAAGLPREALEPLRRACVALPGRAEAHALYASAILASADPLDLGAHALRQALTAIETAARLGNPLPESAALLALCRGLLARDAGDMHQAESELFAAVQQNPSLAAAWRALAALAIGRGAHGDAIEHCQRALKIDPRDERAWLMLAGACLRARRYAEARTAAEQVAGLRGGGISVDAILADIGN
- the recF gene encoding DNA replication/repair protein RecF (All proteins in this family for which functions are known are DNA-binding proteins that assist the filamentation of RecA onto DNA for the initiation of recombination or recombinational repair.) produces the protein MHVSHLSLRDFRNYERLDLTLEPGVILLYGPNAAGKTTVLEAIYFLATTRSPRAGADRELVRFEAQGDIGVPPFARLVCDVVRADGRVRLEVVVQRRSDEESPGSISPTIKTVRVDRKTVRALDLVGNLRVVLFTPADIALVTGAPAERRRYLDVTLSQIEGRYVRTLAHYQKVVQQRNSLLRAWRDGRRPLRYAGDELAFWDRELAMAGAYLLRERLRAVVDLNALAGPLYCRMSGSDTPLVVTYQSSVAGIDPASDSRMIEQAFLAHLVHLRDDEIGRGQTLIGPHRDDLLITVGNIPMGAYGSRGQQRSATLALKLGEAELMRARTGDTPVLLLDDVLSELDAERRAYVQDVIERPGQQTIVTATGTDDFSVEFLKRARRWRVEDGRLYSA
- the fni gene encoding type 2 isopentenyl-diphosphate Delta-isomerase, which codes for MSESEQTSSRKLDHVRIVLGEDVAAKGVTTGFAAYRLPHEAAPELDLAEIDTSVTFLGKRMRAPLLISSMTGGARDVARINVALAEAAEALGLAMGVGSQRAALVDPRLADTYRVRHVAPTIPLLANLGAVQLNYGFGVDECRRAVDMIEADALVLHFNALQEAVQPEGNTNFKGLLRRIEEVCLRLDVPVIAKEVGNGIGAATARRLVDAGVKIIDVAGAGGTSWSEVERYRHTTGRGAQVAGAFAGWGIPTTEAIRQVRAALPDITIIGSGGVRSGVDVAKAIALGADLAATARPALIPAVDERGAVAVIESLQTYIDELRIAMFCTGCGDLTALRRLRLERV
- a CDS encoding ABC transporter ATP-binding protein produces the protein MHAEPLIILDRVSKSYEEAGRERFVLRDVSASFARGEFVVLVGKSGTGKSTLLNLISGIDTPTSGEIIVNGQSLTRLPERERTLFRRRSIGFIFQFYNLTPTLTVLENLLLPLELNGRVTARDRAAALDLLAQVGLADRRNAYPDRLSGGEQQRVAVARALVHDPLLVLADEPTGNLDSETSQQVLDLLDTLTRRAGKNLVMVTHSPEVVGLADRLFRIVEGHLIEEQAPVARSLSSSSLHPSSHV